One window of the Carassius auratus strain Wakin chromosome 20, ASM336829v1, whole genome shotgun sequence genome contains the following:
- the LOC113121058 gene encoding MARVEL domain-containing protein 3-like isoform X2 has translation MSQSTRNHRPQRERNGGHYSERRDREPRSQRDNPRERSGSERSSGQPPYYPRGSSQRHVRSAPREEHRQSKCSYICSRRGIVLICAVLTNALVLICVVAAHMSQLGMSAMGMGGTSFVDAIIPFEGVELQQVRELDMQYGQLRAPGVYGGVAFSLTFGALSLLFIVSSSKPPHRLPRKLLIGQFAFQIIGAVAYVVAVGLYLHFVISVNSTDVCTRRERLYARNGYTWMNCSVNGGDASVALFGIITAMLYAVGTFFTGKTIQDVNRYFKERERFEAELREQPRGPLKTLLDPDDYV, from the exons ATGAGCCAGTCGACAAGAAACCATcgtccacagagagagagaaatgggggACACTATAGTGAGAGGCGAGACCGAGAGCCCCGCAGCCAACGAGACAATCCTAGAGAGCGATCAGGCAGTGAGAG GTCATCTGGCCAGCCGCCGTACTACCCCAGGGGTTCTTCTCAGAGACATGTGAGGAGCGCTCCTCGAGAGGAGCACAGGCAGTCAAAGTGCTCTTACATCTGTTCCAGGAGAG gTATTGTGTTAATATGCGCCGTGCTAACCAATGCGTTGGTGCTCATCTGCGTGGTGGCTGCTCACATGTCACAGCTGGGTATGTCTGCGATGGGTATGGGTGGAACGAGCTTTGTTGATGCCATCATTCCTTTTGAGGGGGTGGAGCTACAGCAGGTGCGTGAGCTTGACATGCAGTACGGACAGCTGAGAGCACCGGGAGTCTATGGCGGTGTGGCCTTCAGCCTTACCTTTGGTGCACTTTCACTCCTATTCATAGTGTCCAGCAGCAAACCCCCCCACAGGCTTCCACGGAAGCTCCTGATTGGACAGTTTGCATTCCAGATCATTGGTGCAGTTGCTTACGTGGTTGCGGTAGGTTTGTATCTGCACTTCGTGATCTCGGTGAACTCAACTGATGTGTGCACTCGGCGTGAACGACTGTATGCTCGTAATGGATATACCTGGATGAACTGCAGTGTGAATGGGGGAGATGCATCTGTTGCACTGTTTGGAATTATAACCGCAATGCTGTATGCTGTTGGGACCTTTTTTACGGGAAAAACAATCCAGGATGTCAATCGTTACTTTAAGGAGCGTGAGCGCTTTGAAGCCGAACTCCGAGAACAACCCAGAGGTCCTTTGAAAACACTTCTTGATCCTGACGATTATGTCTGA
- the LOC113121058 gene encoding MARVEL domain-containing protein 3-like isoform X1 encodes MAATLWVRVGIDMRVGTSVTSTPPIAAMSQSTRNHRPQRERNGGHYSERRDREPRSQRDNPRERSGSERSSGQPPYYPRGSSQRHVRSAPREEHRQSKCSYICSRRGIVLICAVLTNALVLICVVAAHMSQLGMSAMGMGGTSFVDAIIPFEGVELQQVRELDMQYGQLRAPGVYGGVAFSLTFGALSLLFIVSSSKPPHRLPRKLLIGQFAFQIIGAVAYVVAVGLYLHFVISVNSTDVCTRRERLYARNGYTWMNCSVNGGDASVALFGIITAMLYAVGTFFTGKTIQDVNRYFKERERFEAELREQPRGPLKTLLDPDDYV; translated from the exons atggcggcgacgttatGGGTACGCGTGGGCATAGACATGCGCGTGGGTACGTCTGTCACCTCAACTCCACCCATTGCAG CAATGAGCCAGTCGACAAGAAACCATcgtccacagagagagagaaatgggggACACTATAGTGAGAGGCGAGACCGAGAGCCCCGCAGCCAACGAGACAATCCTAGAGAGCGATCAGGCAGTGAGAG GTCATCTGGCCAGCCGCCGTACTACCCCAGGGGTTCTTCTCAGAGACATGTGAGGAGCGCTCCTCGAGAGGAGCACAGGCAGTCAAAGTGCTCTTACATCTGTTCCAGGAGAG gTATTGTGTTAATATGCGCCGTGCTAACCAATGCGTTGGTGCTCATCTGCGTGGTGGCTGCTCACATGTCACAGCTGGGTATGTCTGCGATGGGTATGGGTGGAACGAGCTTTGTTGATGCCATCATTCCTTTTGAGGGGGTGGAGCTACAGCAGGTGCGTGAGCTTGACATGCAGTACGGACAGCTGAGAGCACCGGGAGTCTATGGCGGTGTGGCCTTCAGCCTTACCTTTGGTGCACTTTCACTCCTATTCATAGTGTCCAGCAGCAAACCCCCCCACAGGCTTCCACGGAAGCTCCTGATTGGACAGTTTGCATTCCAGATCATTGGTGCAGTTGCTTACGTGGTTGCGGTAGGTTTGTATCTGCACTTCGTGATCTCGGTGAACTCAACTGATGTGTGCACTCGGCGTGAACGACTGTATGCTCGTAATGGATATACCTGGATGAACTGCAGTGTGAATGGGGGAGATGCATCTGTTGCACTGTTTGGAATTATAACCGCAATGCTGTATGCTGTTGGGACCTTTTTTACGGGAAAAACAATCCAGGATGTCAATCGTTACTTTAAGGAGCGTGAGCGCTTTGAAGCCGAACTCCGAGAACAACCCAGAGGTCCTTTGAAAACACTTCTTGATCCTGACGATTATGTCTGA